From Oryza sativa Japonica Group chromosome 4, ASM3414082v1, one genomic window encodes:
- the LOC4335467 gene encoding pollen allergen Phl p 2, producing MASLSSFRLAVAVAALLVVGSCATELTFKVAEGSSAKSLELVTNVAISEVEVKEKGGKDWVALKESSSNTWTLKSESPLKGPFSVRFLVKNGGYRVVDDVIPGSFTAGSEYKSGIQL from the coding sequence ATGGCCTCTTTGTCCTCTTTCCGGCtcgccgtggcggtggcggcactGTTGGTTGTTGGCTCCTGTGCCACTGAGCTCACCTTCAAGGTCGCTGAGGGCTCTAGCGCCAAAAGTCTAGAGCTTGTCACTAATGTTGCCATCTCTGAGGTGGAGGTCAAGGAGAAGGGCGGCAAGGACTGGGTGGCGCTCAAGGAGTCGTCGTCTAACACCTGGACGCTCAAAAGTGAGTCGCCGCTCAAGGGCCCCTTCTCTGTCCGCTTCCTTGTCAAGAATGGCGGCTACCGTGTCGTCGACGATGTCATCCCTGGAAGCTTTACAGCTGGCTCTGAGTACAAGAGTGGAATCCAACTCTAA